TTGACTCTTTCGTGTCTTAAAGTATAAATCAACCAATGAACAAACATCCACAAATAAAtcccaaacaaaataaataaaaactttaaatttaaaaaataaatcaaagataggtttgagaaaattcttgaaaaataataattcagaGATTTTATcgcataaaaaatataaacaacctctccacacttaagatgtacattgttctcaatgtacaaacaaatataaacaaaataagcaCAAGATCAAAAGAGAGGGAGAGAACTAAAACTGCCCTGAATTTAGATGAATTCGCCAGAATAGTGAAATCTAGAACCATAGGAAAATCCAAATGAAGTACTTGTTTTtgagcaaactaataagaaaatagaaaaaaataaataagataaagagattacaaactagaaaaaaaataattgaaaaagcATAACAaaaaattgcataataaaataaaataaaatatataaatccagaaaataaaaaagatagataataaaaataaaaatagggcTAGGGTTAGGGAGGAACAaaggaacaaaaagaaaaataatcaaaaaatagctgtaaaaaaaggaaaaaaaaaagtacatgGCCATGTGAGCCATATAGTTGTGTGGTCtctacacgggcgtgtggtcaAGCCGTGTGGAATCAACCATACCAAGTGTgcttcaaaaatagaaaaaaaaactcagtAATCACtatgtgtccaggccgtgtgggtcacacggtcgtgtcgctaGGCCTTGTAAGTCTCTGTGCCCATGTgggttaaaagaaaattgaaaaaattagctCTAGTGTTCACACAGCCTATGACACATTCGTATGTttaggtcgtgtgtcacacatggctatGTGGATCACCCAGACTGTGTGGacccttttttcaatttttttcaaagattttctctttttttttcaattttatccttttttattatttattctttttttaaaaaaattcaaaattttatttttttcaatttttttcagaagtttttttaaagtaataaaaataaaaataaaatgtatatgtatatgtattgattttttttggaataataaaaagaaatgtactaatttttttaaaataacatgaaattaaaataaataaataaaataaaaaaactcggGTTGCCTCCTGAGAAGCGCTTATTTAGAGTCTAAGTTCGATTTCCCTTTTTAGATAACGATTAAGACTGATTTTGGAGCCAAAGCTCCTCTCTCTCGTTGTCAGTATTATCAGAAAAATAAAGTCTGAGACGAAGATTCTTTACCTTGGATGTGTCATAATCAGGGTGTGTTACCTCAATGGTTCTGTATAGGAATATGTTTTGTAGCATAAATGGTTTCGACCCTCTTAACTTAAGCTCTGAAGGGAACATTCGTGGATCTGATTTGTCTAGAAACACATCGTCCCCAACTTTGAAATGGTTTGTCCTCTTTACATGCACACTATGACGTTGCTTAGTTATTTCTTTGATTGTTCTTGGGTTCTCATCAGCCTTTGTTCGCCATTAATCTAATTCATCAAACTGCACCATTCGCTCTCCACTCTCCCTTGATTTTTATCACCTTGAGATGGATATTGTTCGAACACGTGTATTCATTAGTAAATTCACATGATTACtaacattaacaaaataacGAGTATTATCTCACTCCCTAGGAACTCTAACAAAATCGCGTGCTTGAAGagtaatctttttctttttctttttattattttattttttctttctccctCTTTGAAGTTTTTGTACTCATTCCCTATCAAATTTTCGctctttctcccttttttattcCTATTGAAATTTCCTCTCCCAATCGCGGTGTTTTACTTCTTGTTTTCACCGTACAATTTTGAAGGTAATGTTAATGTTTGAATTAATCTGGGAAACCATTTTGGTAGGTGCTCATCAAGAAAACCGAGACCCTTCAGTGGTGTAGTGAATTTTCAAGGCTGCTATTGTCAAGGGTAAGCTTTTGGATCATTTTagtgtagttttttttttgttttaaagttgtGCCAAAGAGGTGTCTCGATTGGATTTGTGAATTAAAGTAATTGTAGGTgttttggttgaaaattttaggtgATGTTCACTTCGAGGTTGtgaattctttaaaaaaaaaacaaaccagGTGTATACTCACAGCACGAAAAATCAAGTTTTGGCGAAAGCCGAAAATGGGGTCTGTCaatgccacacgggcgtgtggccagCTGTGTGGTTGGCCATGTGtgagacacaaccgtgtgatTAATGAAAGCGTGGTCGTGCCTaagacacgactgtgtgatGGTGCGAGTGTGGCCATGagggccacacgggctaggccaaatggggcgtgtgggcccacacgggcatgtgggcccaaacttttgaaatttttcctaGGGTCACACGGGTCGTTTCGATCGACTGTGGTCCTATCATAGGGTTGGTAAAGGCTAACAAAACCCTATGTCAtgtgattttatattttgatagacTGATCTGAGTAGGATATTAATACGTATGTCTGACTGTGTTGTTTAAGTATGTATCTATCTGTATACGAGCATGTTGAGCATGTTTAATCTGATATATCTGTATCTTAGGGATACAGACAACAGAATACGTATCTCTGTATATTTGTTCTATGTATGTTgctatatctatatctatttATCTGATATCTGTATCTTTTATAGACTTAGGTCCGAATACGTATGTCTATGTATGTTGCATGTCTATCTctattgggttacacactgagtttatggAAATTCACATATGTTTATCTGTTCtattcaggtaatccacagacaTAGACGAGTCGGCGCGACGGGGGCTCAACAGTGACCACTCGACGGTGAACTTTTTTCACTTATCATTATTTCATggtttttacttaaattttctgCTTTcgtgagagttttgtaatttttggactcTCTAGAATTTTTTGACtggttggtttaaatttttgggATTGGTTGCGTTAGGATTTATAAATTCGACAATTcaacaaaatgttgatttcatGCGAACAggtgttatttttgaaaacacgagaatGGTTTTGATTTTAACGATTTTTGAAACTTCCATTGTGATATGATTTGGTAAAccttaaaagataaaatgtaacGATTTCAGCAATAAATGTACAAATTTATACGCTTTATAACTTGGTCATTTTATCGAAGTACCATtgatttcaaaacccttcttcatAACACTCCcggattcagccataacgtctaggtcaggTTTAGGGtcttacatttagtggtattagtgCCAGGTTACAAAACTTTggctgtgaattttgggttccaaatttgtgttttgaaaagaacttgttttaaaataatttggatctttaaatttagaaaacattGTTGTTGGTACTTTCTGAAACTGTACTGAGTTAGTCAAAGACTAAAACCTCTAAAATAGTTTGGAATTTCTGATAAGTTGAGCATactgatgcataaaattctATAATGTacagaaaactaaaaatatgatGAGCATTCGTGGAACTCGCAGTTGTGGTATTTGTGGGTGTGGTGGGCGCTGTAgggggctcgagctgagtctACCTTTCTGGGCAGTATGCCAAATTTAGACATGAGTGAGACATCGGTTTCACCTACTGCTAAGACTAGGTTTTAAAGTCGCTCGGCTGGAGACGACGCACTATCTCAAGTCATGTTGAGAGTGTTGGAGAGGGTCGCTGGACCTCATTCTGGATCTGAGGGCCATGGGTTGGTAACTAAACGACTTCGGTCCAATAGAGCTGAGTTGTTTAGGGGCGTCACTAGAGTCGCCTGCACTCTTGAGCAGAAATTGAAGGGTGCAGTCTCTTTGCTTCAGGACGAAACTTATCCGTGGTGGTTGTTGGTTGAGAAGGATACACAATCGGATCATCTGAACTGGGAATACTTTAAGACTACTTTCTAGGGGAAGTACGTGGGTGCAAACTATGTGGATGCTCGTAGGCAtgagttcatgaatctcatGCAAGGTGATAAGTCTGTGGCCAAGTCTGAGGCCGAGTTTCTGAGAATGAGTCGCTACACTCGAAGCATGATGGCATCCGAGTATGAGAAAGGTGTCCATTTTTAGGACAGTTCGAAGGATAGTCTAAGGGTTCTGATTACTCCACAGAGGGAGTGTGAATTTGCTATTCTTATGGATAAGGCAAATATCGCCGAAGAGGTTAAGCACGTGGAGCACCAGAATAAACATCaaaagaaaagcaagaaaaaGAGGGATTTCGAGCCATCTAGTTCTgttcagaggcctaagaaatgGGTCAAACCTGATGAGCCTGTTAGAGTGCGGGTTCCTGTTGCTCCTATTGGGGTTCAGGCTTATAGTGATTGTGGTAGGCGTCATCCGAGAAAGTGTTGGATGAGATTAAGGGCTTGTTTGCGGTGTGGGTCTTTGGAGCACCAGATTAGAGAGTGTCCACATCATGCTAATTAGATTCAAGCTATGGGATCAGGTTCAGTTTAGCCTTAGAGGGCAGTACAATAACCACCTAAGGGTCATGGACCggctaggggtggtaatggtttGGGTTGAGGTCAGAGAGCACTGGGCAGAGGTACTAATCAGACTGAGACGATGCAGCCTGCACTAGTTTATGTTGCTCGACGTCGAGAGGATAGAGACGTCCCTAATATGATCACGGAtacgttttttatttttgatgctCCATATACTACTTTAATAGACATATGTTCTACACACTTCTATGTAGCTAGTTTTGTTTCTAAGAACTTGGGGATTTTAGTTGAGTGTACTACTGGTGAAATTATTGTACTGAGTCCATTGGGGCAGTCTGTTTGGGTAAATAGACTTTATAGGAATGTTCTGTTGGAAGTACAAAGGGTTATGTTTCCGGCAAATCTGATAGAGCTACTGTTTTGGGAGTTTAacttaattctgggtatggactggttagtTGAGCACTAAGTTAGTTTGGACTGTGCGACTAAGAGGTTTGTTCTGAGGACCGAGGATGATCAAGAGGTGGTTGTGATTGGCGAGCGTCGAGTTTACTTGTCTAAGGTAATCTTTGTTTTAATGGCTGAGAAATTGGTTTGAAAAGGGTGTGAGGCATTTTGGCTTATGTCAGTGTGTCAGTTTTTCAGGACTCTTCTGTCAAGGATATCAGAACAGTTAGGGaatttttaggtgtttttcCTGAGGAGTTACCGAGTTTACCTCTGAATCGAGAAGTTGAGTTCGGCATTGAGCTTCTTCCAGGTATAGCTCTGGTGTCCATCAATCTAAACCGCATGGCACCGAAAGAACTTGTagagcttaaggctcaacttCAAGAGCTTCTGGATCATGGTTTCATCTGTCCTAAtgtgtctccgtggggagcACCGGTTTTGTTTAGGAAGAAAAAGGATGGTACCAAGAGGATGTGCATCAACTACTAACAATTGAATAGACTAACtgtgaagaataagtacccacttgCAAAGATCAAccatttgtttgatcagtttcgaGGGTCTTCAGTTTTCTCGAAAATATATCTCTGATTTGGGTATCATCAGCTTAGGGTTAAGGAAGCTAACATTTATAAGAcgacatttaggactcgttatgggcactacgagttcctagttttgccatttggtttgacgaaTGCTCCAGTTGCATTCATGGATCTAATGAACTGAGTTTTTCAGTCGTATCTGGATCAGTTCGTAGTGGTCTTCATTAATGATATTCTGGTCTACTCTAAGACTGAGGATGAGGatgatgagcatcttagagtagtgCTTTGAATACTTCGAGGGAAACATCTCTACACTAAGTtgagtaaatgtgagttttggttgcGAGAAGTATCTTTTCTAGGGCATGTGGTTTCTTATGAAAAGATCCAAGTTAATCCTAGAAAGATTGAGGTTGTACTTGATTGGAAATAGCTTAAGAACATTTTTGAGATCCGTAGTTTTTTTGTTCTTGTGGGTTATTATCGGTGGTTTGTTGAGGGGATTTCTCTTATTGTAGCTCCTCTAACTAAGCTTCTGCGAAAGAATGTTCCTTTCATCTTGTCTGATGTTCAACAATCGAGCTTCGAGAAGCTCAAATCTGTTCTAACTCAGGCTTTTATTTTGATACAGCCTGAATCTGGTTAAGAATTTGTGGTTTACAGTGATGCGTCGCACGTTGGTTTGGGATATgtactgatgcaagatggtaaggttgtgaCTTATATGTCCCGTCAGTTTAAGTCAAACGAGGGGAATTATTTGATGCATGATTTTGAGTTAGCTGTCGTGGTGTTTGCTTTAAATATCTAGAGGCATTATCTGTacggtgagaggtgtatcatctatACTAATCACAATagcctcaagtacctccttactcagaaggagttgaatcttcGGCAATGTCGAtggattgagttgcttaaggattatgactgtacgatagagtatcatcctTGTAAGGTCAATGTGGTGGCCAATGCTGTCAGTCATAGAGCGATGACTGATTAGAAGGCGATGTTCGCTCATCCTAGTTTGTTTGAGGATGGAGGTCTGTTAGTTGAGTTACAAGTTAAGCCGACTTGGATTGGGCAGATTTGAGAAAAGTAGTTAGAGGATGAGTCTCTGGGTCTGCGGTTTTATCAGGTTGATAGTGGCAGTACTTTTGTTTTTGGACTGAATAAGGATGGAGTTGTGTGTTTTCGAGGGTGGGTTTGTGTACAGAACGATTATGATCTAAGACAGTCGATTCTGAGGGAAGCGCATaatagcccttatgctatgcatcccggTTGCAATAAGATGTATCAGGATCTCTGTGAACTGTATTGGTGGCCGAGATTCAAACGTGAGAAAATAGATTTTGTTACTCGTTTTCTAACGTGTCAGCAAGTTAAGGATGAGCACCAGTTGCTTCTGGTTTGCTACAACCGGTTAAGATTCTTTTGTGGAAATGGGAGCGACTGACGGTGGACTTTATTAGTGGGTTTCctttaacacccactaagaaggattctattTGGGTCATTGTGGATTGATTGACCAAAGTCGCCTATTTTATTCCGGTTCAGACAGACTACTCTCTACAAAAGCTAGCGAGCtctatatttttgagattgtaaGACTGCTTGGGGTTTTAGTTTCGATAATTTCTGGTAGAGATTCTAGCTTCACTTCTCAATTCTGAAAGAAACTGCATGAAGCTCTTGGTTCGAGATTGGACTTTAGTATTGCGTTCCATCTTCAAACCGGTGGTCAGTCTGAGAGGGTGATTTAGATTTtggaggatatgcttcggaGCTGTGTGATTGATTTTCAAGGTAGTTGAGAGGATTTTCTACCGTTATCTGAGTTCGCCTAAAATAACAGTTTCCATTCTAGCATCCAGATTgcaccttatgaagctttgtatggtcgtaagtgttgTACTCCGCTGGATTGAGTTTGGTGAACGacaagttttgggtcctgagttggtttcCGAGACTGAAGATAAGGTTAGACTGATTCGGGATCGTCTGAAGGCGGCTTCTGATAGATAGAAGTCCTATGCTGATCTGATAAGGAGAGGTATCGAGTACTCTGTTGGTGACTTCATATTTCTTAAGgtatctccatggaagaaagttCTGCGCTTCGGTCGTAAGGACAAGTTAAGCCCTAGGTTCATCGGGTTATATCGGATTCTGAAGCGTGTGGGATCAATGGCTTATCAGTTAGAGTTACCTCAAAAATTAGGTCgtatccatgatgtgtttcacgtTTCAATGTTGAGACGGTGCCGGTTTAACCCATCTAACGTTGTCtttgttgaggagattgaggttagaccGAACTTGATGTTTGAGGAGGAGTCAGTTCAGATTTTGGATCGAGCTTTTAACATTCTGAAGAGGAAGTCCACCTCGTTGGTTAACGTTCTGTGGCGGAATCATGGCACTaaagaagccacgtgggaacctaAGAACTCGATGTGTCACTAGTATTCTCATCTATtcggatcaggtaaatttcgaggccgaaatttcttttaggggggtAAAGTTGTAATGCCCTAAATAAGTTAAGTTTGTTTTTCTgaaatttaacacaaatatgTATATGCTTCTGTAGTTAAGTGTTCTCTGTGTGTGTGTTAGATCTGGGGTTCAAGTCCcacatttagaattttttttattcttaatcaAAGTCTTATCCCAGTTGGGTGGGTTTATCTAAAATTGTATGTTAATCCATATCAAAATGACCCTATTGGTTCGAGTGCTAAGGAGTTTGTGTattggaggtcttgtgttcgaatctctACGTGAGTGTGGGTGATAATTTTTGTTCCGGATATCTGTTAGACGTTCGGTGGAGTTGGGAGTCTGAGGTAATTGGATGTGGTTAGTGGGTGAGATTTAGTGGGATTGTGTAGTTAGTGGGATAATGGAAGAGTTTGGATaatcttttgattatttttatttttctttttattattttatttttttcctctctCCCTCATTGACGTTTCTATACTCATTCCCTGTCCAAATTTCCCTTTTCCTCCCTTTTTGATTCTTATCGAAATTTCCTCTCCCAATCGCAATGTTTTACTTCTTGTTTCCATCGTACGATTTTGAAGGTAAGGGCTGTCGTGGTGTTCTGGGAGTCTTTATTTTGTACTTTTGCTTCTGTTCATGTTTGAGTTAATCCAATAAACCGTTTTTGTAGGTGCTCTTTAGGAAAGCCGAGACCCTTTGGTGGTGTAGTGAAGTTTCAAGGCTGCTATTGTCAATGGTAAGCTTCTGGATCATTTTAGTGCAGTTTTCTGTTGTGTTTTCGAGTAGTGCCCAAGAGGTGTCTCGGTTGGATTTGAGAATTAAAGTAATTGTGggtgttttggttgacaatTTTAGGTGTTGTTCGCTTCGAGGGTGtgaattcttaaaaaaaaaaaacaaacaaaccaggtgtgtactcATAGCACGAAAATTCAAGTTTCGGTGAAAGCAGAAAATGGGGTCTGTCAACGCCACACGTGCGTGTGGCCTGTCCTGTGGTTGGCTCTGTGtgagacacggtcgtgtaatTGACGAAAACATGGCCCTACGCAAGACATGGTTGTGTGACAGTGCAAGTGTGGCCATGAGGGCCACACTGGCTAGGCCAGTTGGGGCGTGTGGGCCACCCAGGCAAGTCTAATTTGGAAATGTTCCCTAGGGTCACACGGGTCATTTCGATCGACTATgggcctactgtagggtcggtaaccGCTAACCAAACTCTATTTCATGTGATTTGATATTCTGATAGACTGATATGACTTGGATACTGATACGTATGTCTGACTGTACTGTTTAAGTATGTATCTATCTGTATAggagcatgttaagcatgtttaatttgatatatctgcattctgtatctATATTTGGGGTGGGAATTcaatatgtggaggaagtgatctgtacgACGACTcttcgcctatattctggcagcttgactgcatattttctgttatgtgtcgcatcgacactgtatggtgtgttgggatggatgactgtttttaaccccacatggtgtgataagatggtcagagatggtgtgtagaggatgggggtaggatttaGTATATTTATTCTGATTATCTGATTTTGATATCTGTATCTGTTATGGACTTAGATCCAAATGTATATCCGACTGATCATGAGATTCTGTGTATGTTGCATGTCTAtctctgttgggttacacactgagtttacataaacttacatctgtttgtctgttctatTCAAGTAATCCACAAACATAGGCgggtcggtgcgacggaggctcAATGGTGACCACTCAATGGGAAActacttttaattatcattatttcatggtttttacttaaatttcCGGCTTTcgtgagagttttgtaatttttgcaCTCTCCGGACTTTTTAACtctttggtttaaatttttgggtttggttCCGTTAGGATTACTAAACTGTGACGATTCGACAAAATGTCGATTCATGCgaacaaatattatttagtgTCATCTCCTTAATTTtcttagaaaaattcaaaccatcaattttcttaccAAGAGATTCAACCTAGTTTGCTAATATAGAAATTGCATCAATATAAAAAACTTCGACTGCTTTAGCAGGTTTTACTTTCGTAACTTGCCACTAATAATTATTCGATGTCATCTCCTCAATAAATTCTTGAGCTGCCTCAAATGTTTGTTTGTTCACTATTCCACCAGTTGTTGCATCAACCATCTTTCTAATCGAGAGATTCAAACAATTGTAAAAAGTCTGAACTTAGAGCCCCAAAGGTAGTCCATGAAGAGGAAACCCTCTCAACAAATCCTTAAATCTCTCCCATGTATCATAAAGTGTCTCAATATCAAACTGAACAAAAGAAGAGATGTCATTCCTCAACATAGTTGTTTTAGCTGgtggaaaatatttaaacaaaaacttcTCCGTCATTTGGGCCCAAATCGTGATAGAAGCCTGTGGTAATGAATTTAACCACTGTTTTGTCTTGCTCCTCAACGAGAATGGGAACAGCCGTAAGCGTATGACATCATCAATAACGCCATTGATCTTGAAAGTGTCGCAAATCTCTAGAAAGttagccaaatgagtatttggatcttCATCTTGCAAACCATCAAACTAAACATATTGTTGCACTATCTGAATAGAGTTCAAAttgatctcaaaattatttgcaTTAACAGTCGGTCTAACAATACTCGATTCAGCCCCAATCAAAATAGCAGGACGTACAAGAGGCTactgattatttttattatcattcatCTCCACAGTAACATCCTTTTCCTTTTGATCGTCTATTAAAATATGTTgacctttcttttcttctctaaCCTTTCTACAATTTCTGTGAGTAGTGTTTTCAATttcactataaaaaattaacagttCTGACGAGTTTCCtctagtcataaaccaaaagaactTATAAGaattaaacatacaaaaaattaaaatgtaacaattaagttaaaaacaaaaaaatattaaaataaaaataaaaaatggttaaattaatagaaaaaaattcctaatattttagtcctcgtcaacggcgccaaaaacttgatgtccatgaaaccaactaaaaatctgactaaggcaagtgcacctatcaattaatagtatagctacagtGAGTAAAGATATTGTTCCCACAAAGattaaaagtactagtaattaccgtctttctattatttaaccgatacatttgagtgattgattaaaaactaaaattaactaattaaattaactaagaacacaacaaagaacaaaataggaaaataacCGATTAACAACCAAAAAGCGAAACAATACCTAGAAAAGAATTTACTTAGACGTCATCTGcaactatcaatctaaattacacaatttcttc
The sequence above is a segment of the Gossypium raimondii isolate GPD5lz chromosome 4, ASM2569854v1, whole genome shotgun sequence genome. Coding sequences within it:
- the LOC128040407 gene encoding uncharacterized protein LOC128040407; translation: MQPALVYVARRREDRDVPNMITDTFFIFDAPYTTLIDICSTHFYVASFVSKNLGILVECTTGEIIVLSPLGQSVWVNRLYRNVLLEVQRVMFPANLIELLFWEFNLILGMDWFVLRTEDDQEVVVIGERRVYLSKDSSVKDIRTVREFLGVFPEELPSLPLNREVEFGIELLPGIALVSINLNRMAPKELVELKAQLQELLDHGFICPNVSPWGAPSYLDQFVVVFINDILVYSKTEDEDDEHLRRHYLYGERCIIYTNHNSLKYLLTQKELNLRQCRWIELLKDYDCTIEYHPCKVNVVANAVDSGSTFVFGLNKDGVVCFRGWVCVQNDYDLRQSILREAHNSPYAMHPGCNKMYQDLCELYWWPRFKREKIDFVTRFLTCQQVKDEHQLLLVVERIFYRYLSSPKITVSILASRLHLMKLCMVVSVVLRWIEFGERQVLGPELVSETEDKVSPWKKVLRFGRKDKLSPRFIGLYRILKRVGSMAYQLELPQKLGRIHDVFHVSMLRRCRFNPSNVVFVEEIEVRPNLMFEEESVQILDRAFNILKRKSTSLVNVLWRNHGTKEATWEPKNSMCH